The genomic DNA TGGTTAAAAGTAAAGCTTTTTGTATTTTTAAAGGATCAAAAGATTCTGTTCTTTTGATGGCATCCATTAAAAGCATCACCGCATCATAAGTCAGAAGTGCTCCAGAACCTTGAATTTTTGTTAATTGAGGCAATATTTTTTTTGATATTTCATTGTTATTGTCTTTATGCCAATGGGTTACAAAATAATTTCCATTAATCTTATTGGAATATTCATACATAATCTTACTCCAAGAATCAAAACCAACAAATATTTTTGACAGCCCCATATCATAAGCTTGTTCAATCAATAAAGCACTTTTAAAACTTTTCTCACTTAAAACAACAATATCGGGTTTTTTTTCTTTGATAACAGCAATAATATTTTTAAAATTACTGGTACTTTTATTATATTTTAGAACATCTAAAATATTAATATTAAAATTCTTAAAACTTTTTTGAATTTCTTTATTTAGAGAAATAGAATGGTTACTGGAAATATTTTCTAAAACAATAACCGTTTTTGCTTTTAAAGAAGTAGAGATAAATTTGGCAAGAGCTTTGCTTTGTGAGATATCCACATAACACACTCTAAAAATAAAATTTCCTATTTTACTCAAAGCTGGATTGGTTGAAAAGTTAGAAATCATAGGAATTTTTTTATCCTGTAATATCTTAGCCATTGCAATACTATGAGAACTCCAAACAGAACCAATAACAGCAGAGACTTTTAACTCGTCTGCTTTTAGGGCAGCTTGCATGGAGCCTAAAGCCGTACTTTTGTTATCTAGTTCATGAAGAATAATTTGTTTTCCTAAAATACCGCCGGTTTTGTTTATCAAATTTACAGTAATTCTAAGAGCTTCAATAGAATAAAAATTTCCTTTTGCTGCTTTTCCAGTATGAGAAAAAATACCGGCAATATGCAAAGAATCCTGGGCAAAAAGTGATTTTAACAATAAAGTAAATAGAAAAAAATATTTTAGATACATCTTAAAAACTCCTTTTACTATAGATATAAAAGATTAATAATTTTATTATGAGAAAGTATAATGATATTAAATTAATTTAATATAAGTTTTTAAAAAAAATATTGTCTTTTTTTAGAAAACTGTTTTTTTTGTGGATTCTTTTGTAACAAAAAACCAATAATTCCTAGCTTTGGCTTTTTAATTCTATTTTATTAGAGCAAATTTTATATACTGTTATATATAAAAAGAAGGTTCAATATGAAAGAATTTCAAGAAGAAATAATACAAACATTTAATGAAATGTATTTAGTAGAAACACTCAATTTAAACAATAAATGTATTTTAGACTTAGGTTGCGGCAATGCCAAAATCACTAAAGAAATAAAAAATAATGGATTTGATAGAAGTATATATGCTTGTGAAATAGATATAATACAACATAAGAAAAACTTACTTAATAATGATGGTATTATTTACAAACCTTATGGTGCAGAAGAATTAGGCTTCAATGATGAGACTTTTGATATGGTATTCATGTTCAAATCTTTTCATCACATACCTAAAAATTTAATGAAACAGGCTTTGAGTGAAATAAAAAGAGTTTTAAAACCCAATGGATTATTATATATTTCTGAGCCACTTTTTAAAGGAAAACACAATGAATTAATTGCTATGTTTCATAATGAAAAAGAAGTAAGAGCAGAAGCTTTTTTAAGCATAGAACAAGCGGTGAAAGAAGAAAAATTTAAACTCTTTCAAGAGATATTTTTTAATGCTGAAATAAGTTATAATTCATTTGAAGAATTTAGTCTTAAACATATTAATCAATCCTATAACAACAATGAATTAAAAGAAGAACTTTACTTAAAAATCAAAGAAAAATATCTTGAATATTCTAAGAATGATAAAGCAGAATTTCTAAAACCTTTTAGGGTAGATATTTTACAAAAAATCTAAGCCTAGAGTAAAACATTTTAGATACAATAAAAAAAATCAATTATGAAGAAAAAATATGACACAAAATGAATACAATAAAAATATAGAAAAACTTATATCTTGGGCCTACGCTTATTATGTTCAAGATGACCCACAAGCAAGTGATGAAGAATATGACAGTTTAGCCAGACTTTGTTTATCCTATGAAAAACAAAACCCTTCTCATGCCAACGCGAATACTCCTAATAATCGTGTTGGAGGTAAAGTACTTGAGGGCTTTAATAAAGCCGATCATTTAAGTAGAATGTGGTCACAAGAAGATGTATTTAACACACAAGAATTAATAGATTGGATTAAAAGGGCCAAAAAAGTAAGTACTGATCTTGAATTTTATTGTGAACCAAAATTTGATGGGGCATCATTAAATTTAATTTATGAAAATGGTTTTTTAAAACAAGCCATCTCAAGAGGTGATGGTAGTATTGGGGAAGATATTACAAACAATGTTATAACTATTCACTCAATTCCTTTGGAAATAAAAGAAAAGTCTTTAATTGAAATAAGAGGCGAAATTGTTATAAAAAAAGCTGATTTTGAAAAAATAAATGAAGACAGGGCTAAAAACAATGAAGCAATGTTTGCAAATCCAAGAAATGCTGCTTCTGGTTCATTAAGACAACTTGATCCCAAAATTACAGCCAAAAGAAAACTGTTTTTTAATGTATGGGGTGTAGGACAACATAAGCTTTCCTTTAAAACAAACTCATCTTTAATGGAATATATTTATACACTTGGTTTTGTCAAACCTCCCATGCTTACTAAAACAAGAACAGTAGAAGGTATTGAAAAACTTTATCATGAAATAATTGCAAAAAGAGAAAAAATACCCATGATGTTAGATGGAATGGTAATAAAAATCAACAATCTAGAAATACAAGAAGAACTAGGACATACCGTAAAATTTCCAAGATATTCATGTGCTTATAAATTTCCAGCTGTTGAAAAAACAACAAAAGTAATTGATATCATTCAACAAATAGGACGAACAGGTGTTATTACTCCTGTAGCGTTAGTAGAACCTACTTTAATTGATGGATCAACTGTTGAGAAAGCATCTTTACACAATTATGATGAAATTGCGCGTTTGGATTTAAGGATAAACGATGAAGTTATCATTATAAAAAGTGGAGATATTATTCCCAAAATTACAAAAGTATTTAAAGAGAGAAGAGATTCTAGCTCAGTTCCTATAAAAAGGCCAGTTGAGTGTCCCAATTGCCAAAGTGAATTATTAGATGAAGGTATATTAATTAAGTGCCAAAATCTTGATTGCAGTTCAAGAGTAGTAACAAGCATTATATATTTTGCCTCAAAAAACTGTATGAATATTGATGGTTTGGGTATTAAAATTGTTGAAATACTAGTAAAAGAGAAAAAAATAAAAGACATCTTAGATTTATATTTTTTAGAATTTAATGATTTAATTTCTTTAGAAGGTTTTAAAGAAAAAAGAATTAATAATTTATTAAAGGCTATAAAAGATACAAAAGGTACCCAGTTACATAGGTTAATAAACGCCTTAGCAATTGAACATATAGGGGAAGTAGCTTCAAAAGAAATAGCCTTAGGTTTTGGAGAAGAACTTTTTTCTCTCACCTACGAAAAACTTATCAGTATTGAGGGTTTTGGGGAACAAATGGTTAATTCATTTTTAGAATTTATGCGGGTTAATGATACCTTGATTAAAGAGTTATTTTCAATTATTAATCCTAAAATTGAGCAAAGAATTGAAGCAGCTGAAAACCCTTTTAAAGCTAAAACGGTAGTTATTACAGGAACAATGAGTGTAAGCAGAGGTTTGATAAAAAAAGACCTAGAAGACTTAGGAGCTAAAGTAAGTTCTTCCGTATCTAAAAAAACGGATTTCTTAATTTATGGAGAAGATGCGGGTTCTAAATACGATAAAGCATTATTGTTAAAAGTAAATACAATAAGTGAAACACAAATGAGAGAATTATTGAAGTAAAGTACTTTATACTGTTACTTTTTCATCTTTTTTATGCGAATAAAGTGAATACTATATTTGAATCAAGTCATATTATTACTTTTGTTCTATAATATATCTTAATACTTTTTAAAGGCGAAGAATGATTCAAAAAGACCAAAAATCACTTGCCATGACTATGTTAATGACACCAGATAAAGCAAATTTCTCTGGCGACAATGTCAATGGTGGTGAAATATTAAAAATGCTTGATCACGTAGCTTATGCTTGTGCGGCAAGATATACAGGGATGTATGCAGTTACTTTATCTGTTGATATGGTACTTTTCCAAAATCCTATTAAAATTGGTTCACTTGTGACCTTTTATGCATCTGTTAATTATACAGGACGAACTTCAATGGAGATAGGAATAAAAGTTATTTCAGAAGATGTAAAAAACAGAGAGACAAAACATACAAATGTATGTTATTTTACCATGATTGCAGTAGATGAAAAAGGAAATCCAACACCAGTACCAAAACTTCCTATTGAAACAGACGATGACAAAAGAAGATATAAAGATGCTATTAGACGTAAAGAAGCTAGAATTGAAGCTAAGTCAATTACTCATATACGATAAATTATTAAAATAAAAAGAAGTGTTACTTCTTTTTATTTACTTGACTTGACTTTAATTCTGAAAATTCCTCGTAAGAACCTTTAAAATCAATAATTGATCCATCTGCTTGAATTTCTATAATTCTATTAGCATATACATCTAATAATTCCC from Campylobacteraceae bacterium includes the following:
- the ligA gene encoding NAD-dependent DNA ligase LigA, producing the protein MTQNEYNKNIEKLISWAYAYYVQDDPQASDEEYDSLARLCLSYEKQNPSHANANTPNNRVGGKVLEGFNKADHLSRMWSQEDVFNTQELIDWIKRAKKVSTDLEFYCEPKFDGASLNLIYENGFLKQAISRGDGSIGEDITNNVITIHSIPLEIKEKSLIEIRGEIVIKKADFEKINEDRAKNNEAMFANPRNAASGSLRQLDPKITAKRKLFFNVWGVGQHKLSFKTNSSLMEYIYTLGFVKPPMLTKTRTVEGIEKLYHEIIAKREKIPMMLDGMVIKINNLEIQEELGHTVKFPRYSCAYKFPAVEKTTKVIDIIQQIGRTGVITPVALVEPTLIDGSTVEKASLHNYDEIARLDLRINDEVIIIKSGDIIPKITKVFKERRDSSSVPIKRPVECPNCQSELLDEGILIKCQNLDCSSRVVTSIIYFASKNCMNIDGLGIKIVEILVKEKKIKDILDLYFLEFNDLISLEGFKEKRINNLLKAIKDTKGTQLHRLINALAIEHIGEVASKEIALGFGEELFSLTYEKLISIEGFGEQMVNSFLEFMRVNDTLIKELFSIINPKIEQRIEAAENPFKAKTVVITGTMSVSRGLIKKDLEDLGAKVSSSVSKKTDFLIYGEDAGSKYDKALLLKVNTISETQMRELLK
- a CDS encoding ABC transporter substrate-binding protein; the protein is MYLKYFFLFTLLLKSLFAQDSLHIAGIFSHTGKAAKGNFYSIEALRITVNLINKTGGILGKQIILHELDNKSTALGSMQAALKADELKVSAVIGSVWSSHSIAMAKILQDKKIPMISNFSTNPALSKIGNFIFRVCYVDISQSKALAKFISTSLKAKTVIVLENISSNHSISLNKEIQKSFKNFNINILDVLKYNKSTSNFKNIIAVIKEKKPDIVVLSEKSFKSALLIEQAYDMGLSKIFVGFDSWSKIMYEYSNKINGNYFVTHWHKDNNNEISKKILPQLTKIQGSGALLTYDAVMLLMDAIKRTESFDPLKIQKALLLTKNFKGATGNISFDINGDPVNKDKIIVKFVNNKVSYVETIKSF
- a CDS encoding acyl-CoA thioesterase, with the translated sequence MIQKDQKSLAMTMLMTPDKANFSGDNVNGGEILKMLDHVAYACAARYTGMYAVTLSVDMVLFQNPIKIGSLVTFYASVNYTGRTSMEIGIKVISEDVKNRETKHTNVCYFTMIAVDEKGNPTPVPKLPIETDDDKRRYKDAIRRKEARIEAKSITHIR
- a CDS encoding class I SAM-dependent methyltransferase; its protein translation is MKEFQEEIIQTFNEMYLVETLNLNNKCILDLGCGNAKITKEIKNNGFDRSIYACEIDIIQHKKNLLNNDGIIYKPYGAEELGFNDETFDMVFMFKSFHHIPKNLMKQALSEIKRVLKPNGLLYISEPLFKGKHNELIAMFHNEKEVRAEAFLSIEQAVKEEKFKLFQEIFFNAEISYNSFEEFSLKHINQSYNNNELKEELYLKIKEKYLEYSKNDKAEFLKPFRVDILQKI